A genomic region of Nymphaea colorata isolate Beijing-Zhang1983 chromosome 2, ASM883128v2, whole genome shotgun sequence contains the following coding sequences:
- the LOC116247414 gene encoding E3 ubiquitin ligase BIG BROTHER-related-like produces MEIDIEVTGSIEEINPPEVIPPVGRGFLVKIGFFLNDTLKVMGEDDDEVMKAQRCYEQKIVTRYSTQLRDASYVQQLVYNTLHDDMDMDPEAAEKAKAKVARTIMSKMEVASNNNSSLWTVFLEIRVECTIEISDEEAGEPSGEHGCNRLLERLNNDDCSICREDFDSTDHIVVTTCHHTYHSSCLCRWFARGTHTSRGSYTCPNCRSDLAPVAGLPIKF; encoded by the coding sequence atggagatTGACATCGAAGTGACCGGCTCCATTGAAGAAATAAACCCCCCCGAAGTTATTCCCCCAGTAGGCAGGGGGTTTCTAGTAAAGATAGGGTTCTTCCTAAATGATACATTGAAGGTCATGGGGGAAGATGATGATGAGGTGATGAAGGCCCAACGTTGCTATGAGCAAAAGATCGTAACCAGGTATTCTACACAACTTCGTGACGCTAGTTATGTGCAGCAACTGGTCTATAATACACTCCATGACGACATGGATATGGATCCCGAGGCTGCAGAGAAGGCCAAAGCTAAGGTTGCTAGAACTATTATGAGCAAGATGGAAGTGGCCAGCAACAACAACTCATCACTTTGGACCGTCTTTTTGGAGATCCGTGTAGAATGCACGATAGAAATAAGTGACGAAGAGGCTGGTGAACCCAGTGGCGAACATGGCTGCAATCGGCTCCTCGAACGCCTTAACAATGATGACTGTTCCATATGCCGTGAAGACTTCGATTCGACCGATCACATCGTCGTCACCACATGCCACCATACCTACCATAGTTCGTGTCTCTGCAGGTGGTTTGCCCGTGGAACTCACACCTCCCGTGGATCTTACACCTGCCCAAACTGCCGATCCGACTTGGCTCCGGTCGCTGGGCTTccaattaaattttga